AGATCGGGATTACGGTAGCTTTTCTTGGCGAAAATTTAAGCCATGATCAGTTAGAGCATGTAAACCAGGTGGATGTGAATGGATTTCCGGTATATTTGCTAGGGGTCGAGGACGTTATCGTTGCGAAACTGGCAGATCTTGTTCACCGTGGCGAATCAAGTGCATCTGCCTGGGCTGAGGAGCTTATCGAGATACACGTGAATGAGATCGACAGGGATTATTTAAAGAAGCGTGCGGAACAGGAAGGAGTTATGGTTACGCTTCACGAAATATTGGCTGAGCTTGGATTAGAGAACAGAGAGCTATATGTTTATGAAGGGTAAACTGCTGCCGATAACCATTCTCTTTTTAATAATCAGTATACTTGTGGGCTGTGGGGGTAAAACCCAAAGCACAGGAACAACACAGACGGCGGGAACGTCGACGGAATCTCAGGCGTCGCTATATGGAGAGGGCAACATAAAAGTAACTTCTAGCGCTTTTAAGAATAATGGGGCTATACCAGAGAGGCATGCGCGCCAGGGAGCCGGCGGCGAGAATGTCTCAATCCCCCTTGAGTGGCAAGGCGCTCCCGAAGGCACAAAGTCTTTTGCCTTTACTATGGTAGATATCAGCGCTAGGAACTGGGTTCACTGGCTGGTAGTCGATATCCCTGCAAAAACAACCTCTATTGCCGAGGGTGCATCCAATAAACGCATGCCGGATGGCTCAAAAGAACTCATCAATACTTTCGGTGATATCGGCTATGGCGGCCCGCAACCGCCTCCCGGCTCCGGCCCGCACAAGTATGTAATTACTGTCTATGCTTTAAGCGAGGAAGGTCTGGACCTTCCGCAGCAGATATCCTACGACGACTTTCTGCGTGCTCTTGAAGGAAAAGTTCTAGCTAAAGCAAGCATAATTGGCAAATACTCTCGCTAATTTAGGGTTTCAACCTCTAGAATTTCCTGCTAACCATTGACTTTAGTTTACTCAGCAATATACTGGGTATATATCATGGTATTTAATCGGTATATACCATGATAAACAAGGAGACGTTTATGAGCGTAAAATACGGCATCCTTGCTGCCCTATCCAAAAAACCCTTTCATGGATACGACCTAAAGCAAGAGATTGAAGCTGAACTTGGGGCAAATTGGTCCATAAACTATGGTCAGATATATTCGACCCTAGATCGTCTTGAGCGGGATGGTTTTATCGTTCAATCTGGCATAGTTACGGTCTCCAATGCACCCGAGCGAAAACTTTATACCATTACACCTGCGGGGCAGGATGAGCTAAATAAATGGTTCTTGACTCCGCTAATCAAGGTAGAAGGCCTTCGGGATGAGTTTTATGCGAAACTCGTCTTAAGTCTAACCAGTAACGTGTCTGCTGAGGATGTTCTTAAGATCCAACGCAGGGCCGAGCTGCTCAAGCTGCGTGAACTTATTAAGCTAAAAGAAGAGGCTGACCCAGCAAATGAGCTGCGCTGGATAATGCAGCTTGATCTGGCTATTCTTCACACTGAAGCGACAATGCGATGGCTTAGCATGTGTGAGGTGCGGCTGAAGAATTTAAAACAACCCTGATGTCTATCCGTGCGCAAAGGAAGTTTACGTTGGTTGAGACGTTAAGGTGCGAGTAGATACGCTGGGTTTAACTCAAGATGGCCATGGAAAAATAAACATACCATGGCCTTAAGTCTTGATATTAACCGTCATTTCAGTCCTGGCGATATTGCTAAGCTAAGGGAGATAGCAGAGCATCTCACACTGCATGCCGAAGAAATAGTAAACGACTGGGTCGATAGGCAGATGAGATTCGAGGTCAACTCAAAGATATCTCGCGAGAAGCTCCTGTCGATATTTACGACTCTTTTTTATGGCACACTTGATGCGCTGCGAACAGGTAATATTAAGCAGTATCTTAGCGTTCAACTTCCTCTTATAGGCAAGTCCCTTGTTGAAATAGGATTTCCATATGAACATCTGGTTATAACAGTGCATTTTTTAGAGGAAAGCTATCTGCCGTATTTAGCAGAGATCAAGGAAGGCTTTGCTCCCGGAATGCCGGCAATCGATATCTACATCGTAATAGATGAGTTCTGGCATTTTTGGATTGCCGAACTGTCCTATGCTTACTTCCGTGAGTTTCACCGCAGCTTGTTGGAAGAGGTTGAAATGGGAAGGTCCATCCAAGAGTCAATGCGCCCTGTCATTCCGCCTCAAATTGGATGTCTTGAGATAGGCGCGTTTTACGCTTCTGCAACGTCTGGGGCAAAAATTGGAGGGGATACTTACGATGTGGTAAGCCATGATGAAATCGCTCAGGATATCCTTGTAAGCGATTTTTCGGGAAAAGGTCTGCGGGCTGCAGTGAAGGCTGCAAATATCAGGGCATTATTTAGGGGTTTTGCGATTGAGGGAGACTCCTTAGAGCTTATTGCAAACAGGCTAAACCAAATTCTTTTTAACGAGCTTGCAGAAGATGAGTTCAATACGGCATTCCTGGCCCATTTTGACCAGAAGAATAGATTGCTTCGATATGTTAATGCCGGCCATCCTGGTCCGGTCCTTTTAGAGGACGGCAATAGCTCTGTGCTCTCTGAAAACGAAAACCCAGCTCTTGGGATGTTTAAAGATGCAATATTTAGCGAACGCAGTCTTACGCTCAAGCCAACATCGCTGCTAGTAATCTATACTGATGGTGTTATTGAAGCTAGAAACAATGGCAAGTTCTTTGGGATTGAGGGAGTCGTCAAGAGCATCAAGCGCAATCAGGAAAAATTTCCAGCTGACGCAGCGGAGCTGCTGTGGTTGGATTGTCTTGAGTTTGCAAATGGCAAAGTCGACGACGACGTGGCTATTCTAGTCTTACGATGCGAATAAACACCTCCCGGTGGCTAAGTGTTGCCATTATAAGGGTAGCTGACTATCTTGTTTTCCCAGGTTCTCAAGAGTATCTCGCCGTCTGCTGCCTCCCAAGCGTTGATGTCGGATATAGCTACCTTGCCTAAGCCGTCCGGCGCACTAACTACATATTCAGGTATGGCAAGACCCGAGGTGTATCCCCGTAGGCTGCGTATTATGTCCAGGCCTTCCTTTATAGGAGTAATAAAATGCGAGGTACCCCGGACGGGTTTAGCCTGGAATAGGTAATAGGGACGCACGCGTATTTTTAAAAGTTCGTGGCTAAGTACTTTTATGACGTGTGGGTTATTGTTAACGCCTTTTAAAAGTACAGCTTGGTTGCTTATAACTGCACCTGCCTTTATAAGTTTAGCGCAGGCCTCAGCTGCATCCGGGGTTACCTCGCGAGGATGATTAAACTGCGTATTTATATATATTGGAGGATACTTCTCTATAATATCGCAAAGCTCTTTAGTAATTCGCTGCGGCATTGTTACAAGCACTCGCGTACCTATCCGCTTGATTTCTACATGTTCTATTTTGTCTAGCTCGCTCAATAGCCACTTGATTGTATTATCAGGAAGCATAAAAGGGTCGCCGCCGGTTATAACCACGTCTCTTATTTCTTCATTCTCTTTTATGTAAGCTATTGCTTCTTTAAGTTTGTCCTTTGAGGTGCGTCGGTCGGACCGTCCTATGTTTCTTCTGCGCTGGCAGTGGCGGCAGAAAGTTGCGCATTGATTTGTGGTGTTTATTATGAGTCTATCTGGATATCGCCTGACTACCGCGTCTACAGGAGACGACATCTCTTCGGCGGATGGGTCATCGCTATTTGAATCATCCTGTAGCTCAAGTATAGAAGGGATAGATTGCCTTCTTATCGGGCCCCAACTATCGGTAAGAGACATCAAGCTAACATAGTAGGGCGATATCGCCCAGCGAAATTTTTTTGTGACCAGGTTAATTTGTTCGGTTTCTTTTCGAGTAAGCTTGATTATCTTTGCTAGAGTTTCTGCATCTCTAATACGATTCTTAAGCTGCCAGCGCCAATTCTGCCAATCCTCTTCTGTGGCATTAAAAAGATTTAGAATACGAGCTTTTATTTTGCGTGCCTCATCCTGTATGCTAGTTCCTGTGTCTATTGAGCGTTTAGCGTCTAGAAATTCTTGTGCATACCCCTTAAGCTCATTGGCACGGTCCCTGGCCATAGATTGCTTGAATGAATGCGAGTGGATGAGCTCTTGTTTATAGACGGCCATTTCTACCCCCCTTTTTAGACAACAACTTACCGTCTGCCTTAAAGGCACTAAAAGAAACTATTTAGTTATCTCTACAGGGGTGCAAAAGTTGGCAAGGAAACTGTTTTCATGTATTCGTAGCCGAATACACCCCTTCAACGCTTACGAGGTTAGCTGACGGGTTCGGGTTGAAGGTACCCTACGGCACAGCCTGTGCCGATTCACCCCAGAAATGGTTCCCCCGTTTCTGTATGAGAATTCAGCGTTAAATTACAGTATACCATTAATGGATTTGCCCGGCAAGCAAAGGGATGCACACCAGGCTTATGCTTATGCTGTCGTAGAGACTTTTTTGTCTGTCAACCTCTTACTATGGACAGCTTCCGCACCCTTTTTTAACGAACTTGCTTTTAAAAATCCCCAGAGCAGGAGCGCTGCACCGATCATCTCTGCCGGATAAAGTCCTTCGGGATGTCCAGATGTTACCATGCTTCCAGAGCCTGCAATTACGAAGGTGCCGGCGATGATTAAAATATTGGCCCAGGCTCTGTAGCGATACTCTTTTTTGCGCCAGAATCGAAGGACTGAGATAGCTGAGAAGATGAGAAGCAGCATGCTTCCCGGGATTGTTAGCAGCATCGAGTAAGAACGTGGGAAGGTACCCTTAGGACCAAGCGGCTGCCCACTCACTGTGATGCCCGCCACCAGTTTGCTAGATATAAGTTCTGTAGTGAAAACCCCATGGAAGAATAAGGCCATTATGACAAGAATATAGGCTAAAAAGATATGCCCCCAGATTTTCTTACGTAAGCCAAGATAAACTGAGCCAAGCCCAAGGAAGCCCACTAATGATGCAGCTATTACGATGTAAAACCGGTAAACTGTGTGACTCCATGTACCGGCAATTTCAGAATACGCTTCCATGGCTGCCGCAAGAGCGTAGAAAAGGAATCCAATAAACCAGGCCAGCTGGTGCGGTTTTTTTCTCTCCAAATACTGGTTTAGAAGCAGTCCTGCGAAGATGAAACCGATACCTGCTGTGGCTGCCGCCCAGCCCCAATGAGCCCAAAAAGAAGGTGAACCCATAAACCCCGCCTCCATATAGCCGTATTTTATTATCTAAATTGTAGTATAGAATGATAAAAGAGACCAGGAGCCGGTATAAATTTAGGTGCTGCAGTTACCAACTTTCAGTTTTTCAGCTGTCAGCTTTCAGCTAGTGAAAGCAGGTAACGGGGGCAGTAGGGCTGCACTACAAATGGCACTTCTAGACCTAAAGCCCTGTAGCCCTGTAGCACTGGCAACTGCAGCACCATTCATTTATCCATAAAGGTCTATGCGACAAACTCCGTAAGTCTTCGCAGCTCGTCGATTACTGCATTACAAAAAGCTTTCACATCATCCAATCCTCGACCGCTAACCAGGTTACCATCCACAACAACTGGCTCGTTGAAGTATTTAGCCCCGGCATTTTCAATGTCTACTTTAATGGAAGGTGATCCGGTAACACTTTTGCCCTTTAAGATGCCGAGCGTTATCAGTACCTGAATGCCGTGATCGATCACGCCGATGACCTTGCCAGAGTTAAACATATCAAGCACGAGACTACGTGCAGCTTCGTTTACCCTAATCTTATCCGGCGAATATCCATTTGATATTACAATCGCATCAAAGTCATACGAGCGCGCTTCTTCAAAGCCGACTTCTATAGTAACCTCAGTTGTGCGATTCCAATCCATCAGCTTTTGTCCTGCAGCATCACCTACGATGCTTACTAAAGCCCCAGCTTGGGAGAAGCAGTTATGAAGACTGTTAAATTCGTTTGCGTCGAAATGATCTGATAAGACAAGTGCCACTTCTTTTCCTGAAATAGACATCGTATTCCCTCCTTTATCAGTTGATTTTTCCCCCTTGTGCTACGTCAGAAACTGGTGTTGTTAAATCGAAAGGTGGTTGTTGAAAATAACAAAAATAATTTCATAAAGCCCTAAATAGTTTAGAAAACAAACCGATAATTTGATTATCATACTTAAGGCATAGTATAGAATTTTTTAGAGCAGGCAAAATAATTGAGGGAAAATATGGAGTATAAAATTATGAAGTTAAACCATATTACCAGAGAAGACGGTTTAGTCGGTCCTGTTGGAATAACAGGGGAACTATGTGACGCTCTATCGATTGATGAGACCATACTCCGCTATCTCAGGAGGATGGCAATCAGAAAAGGAGTCAATTGTCAGACTCTTTTTCGTAAATGGGCAAAGGACCATCTGGAAATCGAGATGAGAAAATTACCGTTTTAGTTTCTAGAAACTAAAAGCCAGATACAGGCGGCTCTTTAGGCCGCCTTTTATCTTTTTCAAAATAACAACAAATAACAGTTGGTGTGTGGACTTCGTTTTGAAGATGCTCGGGGCGGGTAAATTGTGCTCGTCAGACATTTTGGAGGGATGCTTTATGCAGGCAAGAGGAAAGACAGTTGCTGTACTTTTACCGAACCATTTTAATGCAAATCTTTTTAAGACCCTTCAGGACTGCATTGTCGGGGCGGGTGGGGAGGTACTAATTGTAGGCTTTAAAAAGGGTGAACCTTTGACAGATAGTACGCGCAGAGATGTTTTTACTATAGATGTTTCTGCTGAAGACCTGGGTCTTGGTGATTATGATGCTTTAATCGTTTTGGATAGTTCAACCCCCGAAGAAATGATCGCTAGCCGGGTAAACCTTGGTCTGGTAAGGAAATCTTATGAGGGACAGAAGATATTAGGCGCGGTTGACCGTGGCGTAGAGCTTCTGGTTGCCGCATTAGGGCCCTTGCTTAGCGGCAGGAGCATGACGGGACCTGCGGAGTCGACCATTGATTTGGAAGGTGCCGGCGCAAAATATGTCGATGAAGGCGTCGTGGTGGATAAATATTTAATCACGGCAAAGACAATTAACGATGCGAAGCGTTTCTGCCAGGTGCTCGTTGACATGCTTCAGAAAATAAGTGGCTTAGCGGCTTAAGGCGTTGGTTAAGCCGGTTCAGCTTTTGGTTCTTGGTTGCGCTTTTCTATAATTTCTCGTACCGCATTTTCTCTCTCCATGATGCTGATAAGTGCATCGACTACAATATCGTCGAGCTTTGTACTGCTTTCGCGTCTTAATTCAATGATAGCTTCGTCAATAGAGAGTGCTTTACGATATGCGCTGTTTGATACAAGAACATCAAGAGTGTCAGCTACCGCAATTATTCGCGCATAAAGAGGTATCTTATGCTTAACGAGACCCTGGGGATATCCGCTGCCATCCAGTCTTTCATGATGGTAGAGAACAGCTTCAATCACGGGTTGCAGATTTGCCTTTGTTAGTGTTGATAGTATTCGCTCACCAATAATTGGGTGGGTTCTTAACTCTTTGAATTCTTCTTCAGTCAGCGGTTCAGTTTTTTGTAGTATGAAAGCTGGAATAGCGATTTTACCTACGTCATGGAGCAGGCCTGCGATCCTTAAGTCTTCGATCTGCGTGGGGTTTAAGCCTATTTCACGGCCTATTAGTCCTGCAAGCATGGCTACGTGCTCGGAGTGATTATGTGTATATTGGTTCTTTGATTCAACGTTTGCAATAAGGGCGTGAAGAATATCCATGAAATAAGATTCTTCAGTGAGCCGCTTGTCTTCCAAATCCATCGTAATCAGGGGTTCTCCGTTGTACATAAATGTAAGGTTTTTGCCCTGTCTTTTGGCATGGTACATCGCGGTATCGGCTGCTTCCAAAAGGCTGTCTTTTGAAGCGCCATGATCCGGATATGTCGCAATACCAATACTTATTGTGATTTTGCCGATATCCTGGATTGCGCAGGCGGCGACGCTTAATCGCAGCCTTTCTGCAACGGTAAAAGCTTCGTAAGACGTTGTCTCAGGCAGAATTATAGCGAACTCCTCACCGCCGATCCGGCATGCAATATCAATTCCCCTAATTGAATCAAGTATCTTCTCTGTCAGCACTTTAAGCGCATCGTCGCCTTTTGTATGACCGAAGGTATCGTTGACTTTTTTAAAGTCGTCGATGTCAAGGATGATTAAGCTTAGCGGGTGCTTATATCTCTCGGCTCTTGTTATCTCATTTGCAAGGCAGTCCTGAAAGAATCGGTGGTTATAAAGCCCTGTTAAGCTATCCGTGTATGCTCTCTCTTCAAGTCTTTGCCTGTTTTCTTCAAGCGCCTCGCTCATTATATTAAAGCTTGTTGCAAGTTCGTCAATTTCCCTGATATTGGTATAGTCGATTCGTTGTTTGTAATTGCCGCTGGCGATCAATCTAGCTCTATCAGACATAATCTTTAGAGGCTTTATAATTTTACTGCTGAAGAAGTAAGCAATTATAGTCATAATCGAAAGAACCAGAAGGTTAATTGCAAGGATTGCTATAGTGCCCTGTTTCTTGGTACGGTTTGCATTCAATGTTGAAGCTAGGATATAAGACGTAACTTTGTTGCCGCCGTTTGTTTTTATCTCCATGCGGTCGGCAGCACAGGTAACATTGTAGAGGCTTGAATTCTCGATTGCAAAGCCTTCCTTTTTTTGTATTTCTTCTTTAAAGCTATGTTTAAGAGCTATGTCTTCTGCCATAATTGAGGAGCCAACAAAGAGGTCGTTGTAGTTAATGGCAATCTCCATCCCGGTCTTTTCTTTCAGGTTTTTCATGAACTGCCTGTCGATTTTATCGCCAACCAATATGATACCTAGAAGTTTACCGCTTTGCGAACGGACTGGAGCAACGGCGGTCATCCAAATGCTATCGCCTGAGCGGGCAAACAAGCAGACGCGTTCAAGGTCAAAACCGGCATCTATAAGAATCTGGTGGGTTGGGGCATCGATTCCAATTTGGAGAAGTTCGCTGCCATCGTAGTCGATGATCTCAACTGTATCGACATTAAAAGTAACTTTTACAGGAATGAGTTTGCTGGTAAGCGTTCCGATATCCCTGCGCTCAAGTGCATCTCTGATAGAGGGGTCTGAAGCCAGAAAAGAAGTTTCAGGTAGCAATTTAGTTTCTTCTTCTTCGAACCCCTCTTGGAGTATATGCTTGGTGTGGTAAATAGCTTGTCTAAGAGTCTCGTTCTCCTGGTTTTGTATAAGGTAAACCGATTGAAGCACAGTAAGCAGCACTCCAATCAGTGATACAGTAACCACTGGCAGCAATATTCTTTTTCGGATATCGATCTGGTTAGATATTTTCATCTTATTTCTTCGATTCTATCGGCACTCCGCCGTTTTTAATCACGATCTCCTTTGCTTCTTTGCTATAAAGGAATTTTATAAATTCCTTTAACGTCTCATTTTGGTAGAGTGTGGCGACACCTATTGGTCGGACTATCTTATATGTGCCGTGCCTGACATTATCAACGCTTGGATATGCTCCATCGATTTTTAGCATTTTTGAGTTGCCGGCGGATTCTACTTTGGATGCGGAATAGTAACCTATTGCATATTGTGTGCTTGCGACAGCATTTATCATGTCGGTTTCCTTCTCAAGCATGACTGCGTGAGGCGTTATTTCCAGGTCGTTGCCAAGCAAAAATTTACGTAATGCAATTTTGGAGGTTTCATCTTCGCTTCTGTCGCAAACGATTATCGGAGCATCTATGCTCCCAACTTGACTCCAGTTAACAACTTTACCCGAGTAAATATCCTTTACTTGCTGGGCACTCAGGCTATCAACCGGCAAATTTTTATTTACAACTATTGCTATGGGGTCGATAAAAACCATATCGAATCGAAGCTTGGAGCTCTTCTCTTCAGGCTTTAGCTCTCTTGCATATACCGCTATGTCAAGGCTTTCTGAATTGACCTGCCTCAAAGCGGCAGAGGTTTTTGAGCCCGGTCTATATTCAAAAGTAACTCCTGGGTACTTGCTGGAGAATGTGTCTGCAAGTGGCTTAAACACCATCATGCCTGCAGAAGATCCACCGACCGTAAAATGACCATTGTACTCAGTAACCTGGTCAACTTTCATGCTACTGCTAAATATATTTATACAACCGCTGAATAAGCACGCTATATAAACGAGAGATATAAACAGTAACG
The nucleotide sequence above comes from Bacillota bacterium. Encoded proteins:
- a CDS encoding YbhB/YbcL family Raf kinase inhibitor-like protein, which gives rise to MKVTSSAFKNNGAIPERHARQGAGGENVSIPLEWQGAPEGTKSFAFTMVDISARNWVHWLVVDIPAKTTSIAEGASNKRMPDGSKELINTFGDIGYGGPQPPPGSGPHKYVITVYALSEEGLDLPQQISYDDFLRALEGKVLAKASIIGKYSR
- a CDS encoding PadR family transcriptional regulator yields the protein MSVKYGILAALSKKPFHGYDLKQEIEAELGANWSINYGQIYSTLDRLERDGFIVQSGIVTVSNAPERKLYTITPAGQDELNKWFLTPLIKVEGLRDEFYAKLVLSLTSNVSAEDVLKIQRRAELLKLRELIKLKEEADPANELRWIMQLDLAILHTEATMRWLSMCEVRLKNLKQP
- a CDS encoding serine/threonine-protein phosphatase, whose translation is MALSLDINRHFSPGDIAKLREIAEHLTLHAEEIVNDWVDRQMRFEVNSKISREKLLSIFTTLFYGTLDALRTGNIKQYLSVQLPLIGKSLVEIGFPYEHLVITVHFLEESYLPYLAEIKEGFAPGMPAIDIYIVIDEFWHFWIAELSYAYFREFHRSLLEEVEMGRSIQESMRPVIPPQIGCLEIGAFYASATSGAKIGGDTYDVVSHDEIAQDILVSDFSGKGLRAAVKAANIRALFRGFAIEGDSLELIANRLNQILFNELAEDEFNTAFLAHFDQKNRLLRYVNAGHPGPVLLEDGNSSVLSENENPALGMFKDAIFSERSLTLKPTSLLVIYTDGVIEARNNGKFFGIEGVVKSIKRNQEKFPADAAELLWLDCLEFANGKVDDDVAILVLRCE
- a CDS encoding KamA family radical SAM protein, translated to MAVYKQELIHSHSFKQSMARDRANELKGYAQEFLDAKRSIDTGTSIQDEARKIKARILNLFNATEEDWQNWRWQLKNRIRDAETLAKIIKLTRKETEQINLVTKKFRWAISPYYVSLMSLTDSWGPIRRQSIPSILELQDDSNSDDPSAEEMSSPVDAVVRRYPDRLIINTTNQCATFCRHCQRRRNIGRSDRRTSKDKLKEAIAYIKENEEIRDVVITGGDPFMLPDNTIKWLLSELDKIEHVEIKRIGTRVLVTMPQRITKELCDIIEKYPPIYINTQFNHPREVTPDAAEACAKLIKAGAVISNQAVLLKGVNNNPHVIKVLSHELLKIRVRPYYLFQAKPVRGTSHFITPIKEGLDIIRSLRGYTSGLAIPEYVVSAPDGLGKVAISDINAWEAADGEILLRTWENKIVSYPYNGNT
- a CDS encoding DJ-1/PfpI family protein, translated to MSISGKEVALVLSDHFDANEFNSLHNCFSQAGALVSIVGDAAGQKLMDWNRTTEVTIEVGFEEARSYDFDAIVISNGYSPDKIRVNEAARSLVLDMFNSGKVIGVIDHGIQVLITLGILKGKSVTGSPSIKVDIENAGAKYFNEPVVVDGNLVSGRGLDDVKAFCNAVIDELRRLTEFVA
- a CDS encoding DJ-1/PfpI family protein, producing the protein MQARGKTVAVLLPNHFNANLFKTLQDCIVGAGGEVLIVGFKKGEPLTDSTRRDVFTIDVSAEDLGLGDYDALIVLDSSTPEEMIASRVNLGLVRKSYEGQKILGAVDRGVELLVAALGPLLSGRSMTGPAESTIDLEGAGAKYVDEGVVVDKYLITAKTINDAKRFCQVLVDMLQKISGLAA
- a CDS encoding diguanylate cyclase, coding for MKISNQIDIRKRILLPVVTVSLIGVLLTVLQSVYLIQNQENETLRQAIYHTKHILQEGFEEEETKLLPETSFLASDPSIRDALERRDIGTLTSKLIPVKVTFNVDTVEIIDYDGSELLQIGIDAPTHQILIDAGFDLERVCLFARSGDSIWMTAVAPVRSQSGKLLGIILVGDKIDRQFMKNLKEKTGMEIAINYNDLFVGSSIMAEDIALKHSFKEEIQKKEGFAIENSSLYNVTCAADRMEIKTNGGNKVTSYILASTLNANRTKKQGTIAILAINLLVLSIMTIIAYFFSSKIIKPLKIMSDRARLIASGNYKQRIDYTNIREIDELATSFNIMSEALEENRQRLEERAYTDSLTGLYNHRFFQDCLANEITRAERYKHPLSLIILDIDDFKKVNDTFGHTKGDDALKVLTEKILDSIRGIDIACRIGGEEFAIILPETTSYEAFTVAERLRLSVAACAIQDIGKITISIGIATYPDHGASKDSLLEAADTAMYHAKRQGKNLTFMYNGEPLITMDLEDKRLTEESYFMDILHALIANVESKNQYTHNHSEHVAMLAGLIGREIGLNPTQIEDLRIAGLLHDVGKIAIPAFILQKTEPLTEEEFKELRTHPIIGERILSTLTKANLQPVIEAVLYHHERLDGSGYPQGLVKHKIPLYARIIAVADTLDVLVSNSAYRKALSIDEAIIELRRESSTKLDDIVVDALISIMERENAVREIIEKRNQEPKAEPA
- a CDS encoding substrate-binding domain-containing protein, coding for MKKVVVALLFISLVYIACLFSGCINIFSSSMKVDQVTEYNGHFTVGGSSAGMMVFKPLADTFSSKYPGVTFEYRPGSKTSAALRQVNSESLDIAVYARELKPEEKSSKLRFDMVFIDPIAIVVNKNLPVDSLSAQQVKDIYSGKVVNWSQVGSIDAPIIVCDRSEDETSKIALRKFLLGNDLEITPHAVMLEKETDMINAVASTQYAIGYYSASKVESAGNSKMLKIDGAYPSVDNVRHGTYKIVRPIGVATLYQNETLKEFIKFLYSKEAKEIVIKNGGVPIESKK